Proteins encoded within one genomic window of Ostrinia nubilalis chromosome 5, ilOstNubi1.1, whole genome shotgun sequence:
- the LOC135071587 gene encoding mucin-2, which translates to MSTSSSTAKNTPSVPATKKEPLTTTKVKRKTNDPPPTTRSSTKNPVNNATSTTVLTTKQLPVTTTTAVVTSTTEITSTTEDVEKISTTDQPDGTVKIVINGTINCTAELSSTTVPLNGTMNDTEKIKAEGHMRTPINKMDIEAMTEYPNDIITDRNVNGGFDENEMFTINVTSSLRTNNSLSTSRPSLTTTTKVVPPVDLGDALNSSKKTKEDYDYDYTEPTLPPSLPNLKIIPFVAADAVVDDDTSKETLTYPMLEREDKFPVYYPAVDTKEIPYATRREDVYPPTQYPVFVSDKVESPQYPTLTEDVDLPNLPYPGIGNDLSMPEHDYTISTSIGANVPDINKAVTKIPTTSSTFGIKTPSVNLFSPPVETEGGFIPKGPGIIDEYYAVYPSTPSAPSVPHLTTSMQLDITKGECISGDGRHVLEGDSISLACSVCTCAWGELHCAPRACHTPPGCTRRPATTSSVDLCCGELLCEQDKKTNTRPNLLIDIKKNETKVFINNQTAITEDVKPSIQNPVASNDTVLNNGTKDIQEDKYNRTAATYADANIETTTVSTNITSTDKMYTSPPLASTTNTAPVNNVKNESGIQNHDYDDEEEDDEGFSFGSVLKLLLSDNYETTTNAPYTKKFTTTAKVPVTYRTTTIPSTTTRRLPPKPPLVPFIPMPHHQYIPPKNTYNQNTVNRIDHLVLGEATAIKKTTPRPLTTPFKAISSFRPVTTRQTTTQKPYTSSTTRYTEPTKKVEESSSHTPVMHKGPRPPSSSALPLPGILKLAGCNIYGRMYRVGRIITELSTPCQECWCTELGVQCNSLSC; encoded by the exons ATGTCGACAAGTTCTAGTACAGCAAAAAATACACCGTCTGTGCCAGCCACAAAAAAAGAACCACTAACTACAACTAAAGTTAAAAGGAAAACGAATGATCCACCACCTACTACTCGTAGTTCTACTAAAAATCCGGTAAACAATGCAACTTCAACAACAGTGTTGACAACCAAGCAGTTACCTGTTACAACAACGACTGCAGTGGTTACTTCTACAACTGAAATAACGTCCACCACCGAAGATGTAGAAAAAATATCAACTACAGATCAACCCGATGGGACTGTAAAAATTGTAATCAACGGTACCATAAATTGTACCGCAGAATTATCTTCTACAACAGTGCCCTTAAATGGCACTATGAACGACACAGAAAAAATAAAAGCAGAAGGGCATATGAGAACTCCAATTAACAAAATGGATATTGAAGCCATGACAGAGTATCCTAACGACATAATTACTGATAGAAATGTGAATGGCGGATTTGATGAGAATGAAATGTTTACTATAAATGTAACTAGCTCATTACGAACGAACAACAGCCTCTCTACGTCTAGACCTTCTTTAACTACTACAACTAAAGTTGTACCGCCGGTAGATTTAGGAGATGCCCTAAACAGTTCTAAAAAGACAAAAGAAGATTATGACTATGATTACACAGAACCAACTTTACCTCCATCGTTACCTAATTTGAA AATAATTCCATTTGTAGCAGCTGATGCCGTAGTTGATGACGATACATCCAAAGAAACACTGACTTACCCAATGCTAGAACGAGAAGACAAATTCCCTGTTTATTACCCTGCCGTTGACACCAAAGAAATTCCTTACGCAACAAGAAGGGAAGATGTGTATCCACCAACACAATACCCAGTTTTTGTATCTGATAAAGTAGAATCGCCACAGTATCCCACCTTAACTGAAGATGTCGACTTACCGAATTTACCATATCCTGGCATTGGTAATGATTTAAGCATGCCAGAACATGATTATACTATATCTACTTCGATCGGAGCAAATGTTCCAGATATTAACAAAGCTGTAACTAAAATCCCAACCACTAGTTCCACTTTTGGTATTAAAACGCCATCAGTGAATTTGTTTTCGCCTCCTGTTGAAACTGAAG GTGGATTCATCCCCAAGGGTCCGGGTATCATTGACGAATACTACGCAGTGTATCCAAGCACCCCATCTGCACCGTCGGTTCCGCATTTGACAACTTCTATGCAGTTGGACATTACCAAAG GTGAATGCATATCTGGTGACGGGCGGCACGTGCTAGAGGGCGACTCCATCTCGCTGGCGTGTTCCGTGTGCACGTGCGCGTGGGGCGAGCTGCACTGCGCGCCGCGGGCCTGCCACACGCCGCCCGGCTGCACCAGGCGCCCGGCCACCACCAGCTCGGTCGACTTGTGCTGCGGAGAACTGCTTTGTGAACaag ATAAGAAGACAAATACCAGACCTAATCTTTTGATCGACATAAAAAAGAACgaaactaaagtttttattaacaaTCAAACTGCAATCACTGAAGATGTTAAGCCGTCCATTCAAAATCCCGTAGCTTCTAACGATACAGTATTAAATAATGGCACCAAAGATATTCAAGAAGATAAATATAACAGAACTGCTGCTACGTATGCAGATGCTAACATTGAAACTACCACCGTTAGTACAAACATTACAAGTACAGATAAAATGTACACTTCTCCACCATTAGCATCTACAACTAATACAGCACCAGTaaacaatgtaaaaaatgaaagtGGAATACAGAATCATGACTATGATGATGAGGAAGAAGACGATGAGGGTTTCTCTTTTGGAAGTGTTCTAAAACTTCTTTTGAGTGATAATTACGAAACAACAACCAACGCACCTTACACGAAAAAATTCACTACCACTGCTAAAGTTCCAGTTACTTATAGGACCACCACAATCCCATCTACAACAACGAGAAGGCTTCCGCCTAAACCTCCACTCGTGCCTTTTATACCTATGCCACACCACCAGTACATACCGCCCAAGAACACATACAACCAAAATACGGTCAACAGAATTGATCACCTCGTGCTAGGCGAGGCGACTGCTATCAAGAAGACAACGCCTCGACCATTGACTACGCCTTTCAAGGCGATATCTTCGTTTAGGCCAGTGACGACAAGACAAACGACGACGCAAAAGCCTTATACGAGTAGTACAACGAGATACACGGAACCGACGAAAAAGGTAGAAGAATCCTCGAGCCATACGCCAGTCATGCACAAAGGTCCTCGGCCGCCCAGTTCCAGCGCACTACCGTTGCCTGGGATACTGAAGCTGGCCGGTTGTAACATCTATGGGAGGATGTATCGAGTGGGAAGGATTATCACGGAACTCTCGACTCCATGCCAGGAGTGTTGGTGTACGGAACTAGGGGTGCAGTGTAACTCTCTAAGCTGTTGA